From the Desulfosarcina sp. BuS5 genome, one window contains:
- a CDS encoding type II toxin-antitoxin system RelE family toxin yields MAYKLIYHIDVKNTDLPKIDNKNKVMIKRAIKERLAIHPEKYGSPLRRTLKGYWKLRVGDYRVIFKISGYDIFILGIMNRKSVYSQINKRVIVQ; encoded by the coding sequence ATGGCATATAAACTAATTTATCATATTGACGTAAAAAATACCGATTTGCCTAAAATAGACAACAAAAACAAGGTAATGATTAAAAGAGCCATAAAAGAACGCTTGGCTATACATCCGGAAAAATATGGAAGTCCTTTACGGCGAACCCTTAAAGGATATTGGAAATTACGTGTTGGCGACTACCGTGTTATTTTCAAAATATCAGGATATGATATATTCATTTTGGGTATAATGAATCGAAAAAGTGTGTATTCACAAATCAATAAACGCGTAATTGTTCAATAA
- a CDS encoding antitoxin, RHH family protein: MVYYDKNLKGRKNKMPAKNPRINIVLDMSLYKNVQLLAEKDGMSLSSKARELLKEAMEIHEDIYLSDIAEERERTFDITSALTHEEVWS, translated from the coding sequence GTGGTATATTATGATAAAAATTTGAAAGGGAGAAAAAACAAAATGCCTGCTAAAAATCCACGAATCAATATTGTCCTTGATATGTCTTTATATAAAAACGTGCAATTGCTTGCTGAGAAGGATGGTATGTCTCTTTCCTCAAAAGCTAGAGAACTACTTAAAGAGGCCATGGAAATTCATGAGGATATTTATTTGTCCGATATTGCCGAAGAGAGAGAGAGGACATTTGATATAACCTCAGCTCTGACTCACGAAGAAGTCTGGTCATAA
- a CDS encoding anthranilate synthase component I family protein, translating to MFIKRFPNITEFRRLAEKHNVIPVSVEILADTETPVSILKKLYNNDGPIFLFESVEGGERWGRYSFIGASARCKIRIYSTFVEIEEKGSSKHIPHHGDPLSILRNFMKRFVPADVQGLPRFWGGMVGYLTYEMVSFFEKIPNNMPEDKPLANFIIPDELLIFDNIRNTLMGLSVVFLERNYTRDEIDTLFKSANKKILSILDTINQSKQEEYEYPESKDYSLKPVKSDDEYRGYVKKVKEYILAGDVIQTVIAQPFVSPDTPDLWHLYRAQRYVNPSPYLYFMHMDDMALVGSSPETMVRLEDGTANLRPIAGTRPRGSDKKEDDNLAEELLADEKERAEHLMLVDLGRNDLGRVAQTGTVNVTDLMIVERYSHVMHIVSNITCKLKRDCDAWDLVKATFPAGTLSGAPKVRAMEIISELEDEPRGPYGGAVGYISFNGNMDLAITIRTACIENGRLTVRAGAGIVYDSDSEKERVETVNKAMSIQKALELLKYGSGRLDQGSEKL from the coding sequence ATGTTTATTAAAAGATTTCCTAATATAACAGAATTCAGAAGACTTGCTGAAAAGCATAATGTGATTCCGGTATCTGTTGAAATTCTTGCCGATACGGAAACACCGGTCTCTATTTTAAAAAAATTATATAATAATGATGGGCCTATTTTCCTGTTCGAGAGCGTGGAGGGGGGCGAACGATGGGGCAGATACAGCTTTATCGGCGCTTCTGCCCGCTGTAAAATAAGAATTTATTCAACATTTGTTGAAATTGAAGAAAAGGGTTCCTCAAAACATATCCCCCATCATGGAGATCCTCTATCAATCCTGAGGAATTTTATGAAACGCTTTGTCCCTGCGGATGTCCAAGGCCTCCCCAGGTTTTGGGGTGGTATGGTTGGTTATTTAACATATGAAATGGTTTCATTTTTTGAGAAGATCCCGAATAATATGCCGGAAGACAAGCCCTTGGCCAATTTTATAATACCTGACGAACTGCTGATATTTGATAATATCCGTAATACGTTAATGGGATTGTCAGTCGTTTTTTTAGAACGTAATTACACAAGGGATGAAATAGATACCTTATTTAAATCCGCCAATAAAAAGATACTCTCTATACTTGATACAATAAATCAGTCAAAACAGGAAGAATATGAATATCCGGAGAGCAAAGATTACAGTCTTAAGCCTGTTAAGAGTGACGATGAATACAGGGGATATGTAAAAAAAGTAAAGGAATATATCCTTGCCGGAGATGTTATTCAGACTGTCATAGCGCAGCCGTTTGTATCTCCCGATACACCTGACCTGTGGCATCTGTACCGCGCTCAAAGATATGTCAATCCTTCTCCCTATCTTTATTTTATGCATATGGACGATATGGCTCTGGTCGGGTCATCTCCGGAAACAATGGTGCGCCTGGAGGATGGGACAGCCAATCTGCGTCCCATCGCGGGAACACGCCCCAGGGGATCGGATAAAAAAGAAGATGACAACCTGGCTGAAGAGCTGCTTGCAGACGAGAAAGAAAGGGCGGAGCATCTTATGCTGGTTGATCTCGGGCGTAATGATCTGGGAAGAGTTGCTCAAACAGGCACTGTTAATGTGACTGACCTTATGATTGTGGAACGGTATTCCCATGTAATGCATATTGTATCGAATATTACCTGTAAGTTAAAGCGGGATTGCGATGCCTGGGATCTTGTTAAGGCGACTTTTCCGGCCGGAACTTTGTCCGGCGCGCCCAAGGTTAGAGCCATGGAGATAATATCCGAACTGGAAGATGAACCGAGAGGTCCTTATGGAGGAGCAGTCGGTTACATATCTTTTAACGGCAATATGGATTTGGCCATAACAATAAGAACTGCATGTATTGAAAACGGCAGGCTGACCGTGAGAGCGGGAGCCGGGATTGTGTATGATTCAGATTCTGAAAAAGAGAGGGTTGAGACTGTAAATAAGGCCATGTCCATCCAGAAAGCTTTGGAGCTACTGAAGTATGGATCAGGCCGACTGGATCAAGGGAGTGAAAAATTATGA
- a CDS encoding anthranilate synthase component II, whose amino-acid sequence MIVMIDNYDSFTYNLVQYLGQLGADVTVFRNDAVTIEEIVALSPSGIVISPGPGRPESAGLSVPAIQYFSGKIPILGVCLGHQSIAFAFGGKIVPAKYIMHGKTSIVKSDGKILYKGLEKQFAAMRYHSLAVSRDVLPDCLEITAESDDGEIMGLRHKKYFTEGIQFHPESIMTAAGMRLLENYLNYV is encoded by the coding sequence ATGATCGTAATGATTGACAATTATGATTCATTTACTTACAACCTCGTGCAATATTTGGGGCAGCTTGGAGCAGATGTAACGGTTTTTAGAAATGATGCAGTAACAATTGAGGAGATTGTTGCTCTATCTCCTTCTGGAATAGTGATTTCTCCTGGTCCCGGCAGGCCGGAATCCGCTGGATTGTCTGTTCCTGCGATTCAGTATTTTTCCGGCAAAATACCAATTCTGGGAGTCTGTCTCGGGCACCAGTCGATAGCCTTTGCTTTTGGCGGTAAAATTGTTCCGGCCAAATATATAATGCATGGTAAAACCTCTATAGTAAAATCAGACGGAAAGATTTTATATAAGGGTCTGGAAAAACAATTCGCGGCAATGAGGTACCATTCTTTGGCTGTATCACGGGATGTCTTGCCGGATTGCCTTGAAATAACGGCGGAATCGGATGATGGAGAGATTATGGGCTTAAGACACAAAAAATATTTTACAGAAGGGATCCAGTTTCATCCGGAATCTATAATGACAGCCGCAGGCATGCGGCTTTTAGAAAATTATTTGAATTATGTTTAA
- the trpD gene encoding anthranilate phosphoribosyltransferase: MFKKYLNQIISRTDLNETEMYTMITEIFSGNITDAQIGAFMAALATKGETFEEVAGAAKAMRDKARHIKISGFEVIDTCGTGGDGAETFNISTTTAFVVAGCGLKVAKHGNRSVSSRCGSAELLEILGVKIDADPETAARAVSEIGIGFFFAPLFHGAMRYATKARKEIGVRSIFNMIGPLTNPANADRQLIGVYAPELTGLMANALRLLGSKRAFVVHGHDGLDEVSVCAPTRISELKEHKIKTYDVFPDEFFSTSAKPEDIMGGTPRENAEITLQILNGESGPKRDIVILNASFALVAGGKAKNISEGILLACSSIDNGSAIRKLDELVRFSQQ; the protein is encoded by the coding sequence ATGTTTAAAAAATATCTTAATCAAATTATCAGTCGTACAGATCTGAACGAAACAGAGATGTATACCATGATAACGGAAATTTTTTCAGGTAATATTACGGATGCCCAGATCGGCGCATTCATGGCTGCTTTGGCGACCAAGGGGGAGACATTTGAAGAGGTTGCCGGAGCCGCAAAAGCGATGCGTGACAAGGCGCGTCATATTAAAATATCAGGTTTTGAAGTAATAGATACCTGCGGAACCGGAGGAGACGGCGCCGAAACATTTAATATATCCACCACAACGGCTTTTGTTGTGGCCGGGTGCGGGTTAAAAGTAGCCAAACATGGCAATCGTTCTGTTTCCAGCAGGTGCGGGAGCGCTGAGTTGCTTGAAATTCTGGGAGTAAAAATTGACGCTGATCCTGAAACTGCGGCCAGGGCGGTTTCGGAAATCGGAATAGGCTTTTTCTTTGCTCCCCTGTTTCACGGCGCCATGCGATATGCGACTAAAGCAAGAAAAGAGATCGGGGTTCGCTCAATATTCAATATGATCGGACCCTTAACCAATCCGGCCAATGCGGATCGTCAGCTAATAGGAGTTTATGCGCCGGAACTGACCGGGCTGATGGCCAATGCTCTTAGGCTGCTTGGCAGCAAGCGGGCTTTTGTTGTGCACGGACATGACGGCCTTGATGAAGTTTCAGTCTGCGCTCCCACTAGGATTTCAGAGTTGAAAGAGCACAAGATCAAGACTTATGATGTTTTTCCGGATGAGTTTTTCAGTACATCCGCAAAACCTGAAGATATTATGGGAGGAACTCCCAGGGAAAATGCAGAAATTACGCTTCAAATTCTTAATGGAGAAAGCGGTCCAAAACGTGATATTGTAATATTAAATGCCTCCTTTGCTCTGGTTGCGGGGGGTAAGGCAAAAAATATTTCAGAGGGCATTCTGCTTGCATGCTCTTCCATCGATAATGGGTCTGCCATACGAAAGCTGGATGAGCTTGTACGGTTTTCGCAACAATAG
- a CDS encoding MlaE family ABC transporter permease, translated as MSLFFLKFKFKLIVFINNSRVKDNILGDSVITKNPFSILGGLVLLLLQGIGRTSIFFIKGFFSIFFPPLQFAKVLEQVYFIGAKSIFVIALTGAFTGMVLGLQGYYTLVKFGSEGMLGAAVALSLIREMGPVLAAIMVIGRAGSAMAAEIGIMRISEQIDALETMDIDPVRFLFSPRLTAAIISFPILTALFDVIGILGGYLTGSLLLGINSGIYFARVESSVVMDDVSGGFIKSIIFAMVVVTICSSQGYYTHTRTDGFGAKGVSLSTTSAVVISCVLVLVTDYVLTSFLI; from the coding sequence ATGTCGTTATTTTTTTTAAAATTTAAATTTAAATTAATTGTTTTTATAAACAACAGTAGAGTAAAAGATAATATTTTGGGCGACTCTGTTATAACAAAAAATCCTTTTTCTATTCTTGGCGGACTGGTTCTGTTGCTGCTTCAGGGGATAGGGAGAACATCTATTTTTTTTATAAAAGGTTTTTTCTCCATATTTTTCCCGCCGCTGCAGTTTGCAAAAGTCCTGGAGCAAGTCTATTTTATAGGGGCGAAATCTATTTTTGTTATTGCTCTTACCGGAGCTTTCACGGGCATGGTTTTGGGACTTCAAGGTTATTATACATTGGTGAAATTCGGCTCGGAAGGGATGCTTGGCGCTGCTGTGGCCTTGTCTCTGATCCGTGAAATGGGACCCGTACTGGCGGCGATTATGGTAATCGGAAGGGCCGGTTCCGCCATGGCGGCCGAAATTGGAATTATGCGTATCTCAGAACAAATCGATGCTCTGGAAACCATGGATATCGATCCGGTGCGATTTCTTTTCAGTCCCCGGCTTACGGCTGCTATAATCAGTTTTCCCATTCTGACGGCTCTTTTTGATGTTATCGGTATCCTGGGCGGGTACCTCACCGGATCTCTCCTGCTTGGTATAAATTCCGGAATCTATTTTGCGAGGGTGGAATCCAGCGTTGTAATGGATGATGTTTCCGGAGGCTTTATTAAATCTATAATTTTTGCCATGGTGGTTGTGACAATCTGTTCTTCCCAGGGGTATTATACCCATACCAGGACAGATGGATTCGGGGCCAAAGGGGTAAGCCTTTCAACAACATCGGCAGTGGTTATTTCCTGTGTGCTTGTCCTTGTTACAGACTATGTACTGACATCTTTTTTGATATAG
- a CDS encoding ATP-binding cassette domain-containing protein, with amino-acid sequence MIQFKNVCKKFGQNVVLRNANLNIYKGEITTIIGKSGGGKSVLLKHIIGLMEPDSGQILFNGRQVSEMDKKERHKFKKKFSYMFQGTALFDYMTVLDNIALPLRETTSMRESKILDQAHNMLAQLDLHEIDDKYPSQLSGGMKKRVAMARALITEPEIVLFDEPTTGLDPIRKNAVHSMISGYQKKFEYTGVLVSHEIPDIFYISQRVAMLDNGTILFEGTADELQRSAEPEIRQFIHGFDINIKQDKLTGMGTKIDVDQSFMESMERLQEDKLVFSIIIFYVDNMDKINETAGHVAGQTVVKNFSIQLKECLRFGDTCIRYGLDKVLLILPGANKAQAQEFCSKLADKVKWNKYTELLSCKGLRVSISAGLAEADKLSRFDHLLSSAELQRIRLDEFCAISEAEAP; translated from the coding sequence TTGATACAATTTAAAAATGTTTGCAAAAAATTCGGTCAAAATGTTGTCTTGCGCAATGCAAATTTAAACATATACAAGGGAGAAATAACAACCATTATAGGAAAAAGCGGAGGCGGTAAAAGTGTGCTTCTGAAGCATATTATCGGTCTGATGGAACCTGATTCAGGACAGATTCTTTTTAATGGGCGGCAGGTTTCGGAGATGGATAAAAAAGAGCGGCATAAATTTAAAAAAAAATTCAGCTATATGTTTCAGGGTACGGCCCTATTCGATTATATGACGGTTTTGGACAATATTGCCCTTCCTCTTCGTGAAACAACATCTATGCGTGAATCTAAAATCCTGGATCAGGCGCACAATATGCTGGCGCAGCTCGATCTCCATGAAATTGACGACAAATATCCGTCACAGCTTTCAGGAGGTATGAAAAAACGTGTGGCCATGGCACGTGCTTTGATTACAGAACCGGAAATTGTTCTTTTTGATGAGCCTACCACTGGTCTCGACCCGATACGGAAAAATGCGGTACACAGCATGATCTCCGGTTATCAGAAAAAGTTTGAATATACAGGGGTGCTTGTAAGTCATGAGATACCGGATATTTTCTATATTTCCCAGAGGGTTGCAATGCTGGATAACGGAACCATACTTTTTGAAGGCACAGCCGATGAGCTCCAGAGGTCGGCAGAGCCTGAAATTCGGCAGTTTATACATGGTTTTGACATAAATATAAAGCAGGACAAGCTGACCGGTATGGGGACAAAAATAGATGTCGACCAGAGCTTCATGGAGTCAATGGAGAGGCTTCAGGAAGATAAACTTGTATTTTCCATTATCATTTTTTATGTTGATAATATGGATAAAATCAATGAAACGGCAGGACATGTTGCCGGTCAGACTGTAGTCAAGAATTTTTCGATACAGTTAAAAGAGTGTCTCAGGTTTGGGGATACATGTATAAGATACGGATTGGACAAGGTTTTATTAATTTTACCGGGAGCAAACAAGGCTCAGGCCCAGGAATTCTGCTCGAAACTGGCAGACAAGGTAAAATGGAATAAATATACGGAACTGCTGTCTTGCAAGGGACTTCGCGTATCAATCAGCGCCGGTCTGGCAGAGGCTGACAAACTGAGTCGTTTTGATCATTTACTTTCATCAGCAGAATTACAAAGGATCAGACTGGATGAATTTTGTGCTATATCTGAAGCGGAGGCGCCATGA
- the mlaD gene encoding outer membrane lipid asymmetry maintenance protein MlaD: protein MKKFSLETSVGIFVLIGILCIGYLAIKLGKMEWLGNNNYELTARFESVSGLKVGAQVEMAGVPIGQVDSINLDKDRQIALVKFKIQNGIVLTDDVIASVKTSGLIGDKFVKISPGGSEEILHNGDTITETESSLDIEDLISKYAFGSVE from the coding sequence ATGAAAAAATTTTCCCTTGAAACATCTGTGGGCATTTTTGTGCTGATCGGAATTTTATGTATAGGATATCTTGCCATCAAACTTGGCAAAATGGAATGGCTGGGAAATAATAATTATGAGCTTACAGCCAGATTCGAGTCGGTTTCAGGTTTAAAGGTAGGCGCGCAGGTTGAAATGGCGGGTGTCCCTATCGGGCAGGTCGATTCCATAAATCTTGACAAGGATCGTCAGATTGCACTTGTAAAATTTAAAATTCAGAATGGGATTGTACTTACGGATGATGTTATCGCCTCGGTTAAAACCTCCGGTTTGATCGGAGACAAGTTTGTCAAGATATCTCCAGGCGGCTCTGAAGAGATTTTGCACAATGGAGATACCATTACAGAGACGGAATCATCTCTGGATATTGAAGACTTAATCAGCAAATATGCCTTTGGCAGTGTGGAATAG
- a CDS encoding Tgt2/MlaC family protein translates to MTLNKIIRVSVLLLLVAFVSMAYGRQPLETLKPPINNILMILKDPQYKDACKKNLQRDKIFEIVRGLFDFPTITKLALGKYRKSFTPEQLKDLTDVFTDLLGKTYINKMLSEFNNEEVLYIAEDMLTAKKAIVKTKVLREKGEMAVNYRMHLHGGVWSVYDVKAEGVSLVKNYRTQFSQILFKEKPEILIQKLQEKLKGQETETDASQP, encoded by the coding sequence ATGACTCTGAACAAAATAATACGGGTATCTGTTTTGCTTCTCCTGGTCGCTTTTGTTTCAATGGCTTATGGCCGGCAGCCGCTGGAAACGTTGAAGCCGCCTATTAATAATATTCTCATGATACTTAAAGACCCTCAATACAAGGATGCCTGTAAAAAAAACCTGCAACGTGACAAAATTTTTGAAATAGTGCGTGGTTTGTTTGATTTTCCAACAATTACAAAGCTGGCTCTCGGAAAATACAGGAAGTCCTTTACGCCTGAACAGTTGAAGGATTTAACCGATGTTTTTACCGACCTCCTTGGCAAAACATATATCAATAAAATGCTTTCGGAATTTAACAATGAGGAGGTTCTTTATATAGCCGAGGATATGCTGACCGCAAAAAAAGCAATTGTAAAAACCAAGGTCCTCCGGGAAAAAGGTGAAATGGCGGTGAACTACCGAATGCATCTTCACGGCGGAGTCTGGTCTGTTTATGATGTAAAGGCGGAGGGTGTGAGCCTTGTAAAAAATTATCGCACGCAGTTCAGTCAAATTCTTTTTAAGGAAAAGCCTGAGATATTGATTCAAAAACTCCAGGAAAAATTAAAAGGACAAGAGACAGAAACCGATGCTTCACAGCCTTAA
- a CDS encoding MlaA family lipoprotein, translating into MLHSLKILLSIFILFLFGSPASIHASESSLPACSINNDSVPDDDLADEELDLLDEVGDSENYRIADPVKYWNITMYHFNDKLYFWGLKPLTKGYIAVTSKSIRSGVKNFFSNIATPIRLVSCILQLKIKNAGTETARFAINSTVGILGFGDPAKKYYSLKPKDEDLGQTFGFYGIGNGFYIVWPFLGPSSMRDSVGMIGDIFLDPIFYVKPREASIGITSYKTVNETSFKIGDYESIKAAAIDPYEALKDAYIQNRIKKINE; encoded by the coding sequence ATGCTTCACAGCCTTAAGATTTTGTTATCGATTTTTATTCTGTTTTTATTTGGTTCTCCGGCTTCTATCCATGCGTCGGAATCTTCTTTGCCGGCCTGCAGTATAAATAATGATAGCGTACCGGATGATGATTTGGCGGACGAAGAGCTTGATCTGCTTGATGAAGTTGGTGATTCGGAAAACTATCGGATTGCGGATCCTGTCAAGTACTGGAACATTACCATGTATCATTTTAATGACAAGCTCTACTTTTGGGGTCTCAAACCTTTGACTAAAGGTTATATTGCGGTTACATCCAAAAGTATACGTTCTGGGGTGAAAAATTTTTTTTCCAACATTGCCACACCGATACGACTTGTGAGCTGTATCCTCCAATTGAAAATTAAAAACGCCGGAACGGAAACAGCAAGATTTGCCATCAACAGCACAGTGGGTATACTCGGTTTTGGAGATCCTGCCAAAAAGTATTACAGCCTGAAACCTAAAGATGAAGACCTCGGTCAGACATTTGGATTTTATGGTATAGGGAATGGTTTTTATATAGTCTGGCCGTTTTTGGGGCCCTCATCTATGCGTGATTCAGTCGGCATGATTGGTGATATATTCCTTGACCCTATATTTTATGTTAAACCCCGGGAAGCGTCCATAGGCATTACAAGCTATAAAACAGTAAACGAGACATCTTTTAAAATAGGTGATTATGAAAGCATTAAAGCTGCGGCCATAGACCCTTATGAAGCCCTGAAGGATGCATATATACAGAATCGTATAAAAAAAATAAATGAATGA
- the serA gene encoding phosphoglycerate dehydrogenase — protein sequence MKVLVSDNLGEIGIEMFRKEENIDVDVKTGLAPDELKDIISGYDALVIRSATKVTEELIEAASRLKVVGRAGIGLDNVDIPAATKQGVVVMNTPGGNVVTTAEHAIAMILSLTRNIPAGTSSLKSGLWNKKKLQGREVYNKTLGLIGFGKIGSIVADRAQGLKMKVIVYDPFVTLELIEKAGLEPVSLEELYSRSDYITIHVPKLKETIGMLNEEAFNRMKDGVMLVNCARGGIVDETDLYNAMKSGKVAGAALDVFESEPPGESPLFEFDRFICTPHLGASTKEAQTNVAVAVAGQIIEYLKNGTILNAVNVPSVTGDLLDKLGPFLTIADRMGCLQAQLIDGPLKEVVIEYRGDFQGLDMSPVSTAVLKGILSSAVKDDVNFVNASVIAKERGIKVLETSSSESEDYINLITIKTITASNTITVAGTIVGKHDPRVVKINNFRLELIPRGHLALIHNIDKPGAIGSIGTVLGEHNINIGRMHVGQEEDGERNIIFLRTDTPFTDEVIECLRSLPLVKTVIPLEL from the coding sequence ATGAAAGTACTGGTCAGTGATAATCTCGGTGAAATTGGGATTGAGATGTTTAGGAAAGAAGAGAATATTGACGTTGATGTTAAAACAGGGCTTGCTCCTGATGAATTAAAAGATATCATATCCGGATATGACGCTCTGGTTATTAGAAGCGCTACCAAAGTAACTGAAGAACTTATTGAAGCCGCAAGCAGATTGAAAGTAGTGGGTCGGGCCGGCATAGGCCTCGATAATGTCGATATCCCCGCTGCTACAAAGCAGGGCGTGGTTGTTATGAACACGCCGGGCGGCAATGTTGTTACCACTGCTGAACATGCAATCGCAATGATACTCTCCCTGACGCGTAATATACCGGCAGGAACTTCATCACTAAAGAGCGGCCTGTGGAACAAAAAAAAGCTCCAGGGCAGAGAGGTCTATAACAAAACATTGGGGTTGATCGGTTTTGGAAAAATCGGTTCAATAGTTGCAGATCGCGCCCAGGGCCTTAAGATGAAGGTTATAGTATATGATCCCTTTGTTACCCTTGAGTTAATTGAAAAAGCAGGCCTTGAACCCGTTTCCCTGGAGGAGCTTTACAGCAGATCCGATTATATTACTATTCATGTTCCAAAATTGAAAGAGACTATCGGCATGCTGAATGAAGAGGCCTTTAATCGGATGAAGGACGGTGTAATGCTGGTAAATTGCGCACGAGGCGGGATTGTTGATGAAACAGATCTTTATAACGCCATGAAATCCGGCAAAGTGGCAGGCGCTGCCCTGGATGTTTTTGAATCCGAACCTCCAGGTGAATCTCCTCTTTTTGAATTCGACAGGTTTATATGTACTCCCCACTTGGGCGCATCCACCAAAGAGGCCCAAACGAATGTAGCAGTTGCGGTTGCAGGCCAGATAATAGAATATTTGAAAAACGGAACAATACTTAATGCCGTCAATGTTCCTTCTGTTACAGGAGACCTGCTTGACAAATTGGGTCCGTTTTTGACAATAGCAGATCGTATGGGCTGCTTGCAGGCGCAGCTTATAGATGGCCCTTTAAAAGAAGTTGTCATTGAATATCGCGGCGATTTCCAGGGGCTAGATATGTCTCCGGTATCTACTGCGGTTTTAAAAGGAATTCTTTCTTCAGCCGTTAAAGATGATGTGAATTTTGTTAATGCAAGTGTTATTGCAAAAGAAAGGGGCATAAAGGTTCTGGAAACCTCCAGCTCCGAATCCGAAGACTATATAAATCTGATTACCATTAAAACAATAACGGCCAGTAATACAATTACTGTTGCAGGCACTATCGTCGGCAAACATGATCCTAGAGTTGTAAAAATAAATAATTTCAGGCTGGAACTTATTCCAAGGGGGCATCTGGCTTTGATACATAATATTGATAAGCCCGGCGCCATAGGCAGCATTGGAACAGTTCTAGGTGAGCATAACATTAATATAGGAAGGATGCATGTGGGCCAGGAAGAGGATGGTGAAAGAAATATTATATTTCTGCGCACAGACACTCCTTTTACTGATGAAGTGATAGAATGCCTCAGAAGTCTGCCCCTGGTCAAGACGGTAATTCCTCTTGAGCTTTGA
- a CDS encoding DUF1844 domain-containing protein: MSDEKGFVLKGDKSAENQKDVMPGIDFSTFMMSLNASVLVNFGIMDDPVTGEKSKNLVMGKQTIDVLSMLQEKTRGNLTPEEDNLLKHLLYELRILYLKQQ, translated from the coding sequence ATGTCCGATGAAAAAGGTTTTGTATTAAAAGGGGATAAATCGGCAGAAAATCAAAAGGATGTGATGCCGGGGATTGATTTTTCCACATTCATGATGTCCTTGAATGCATCTGTTCTGGTAAATTTTGGCATAATGGATGATCCTGTGACCGGAGAAAAAAGTAAAAACCTGGTTATGGGTAAACAGACCATAGATGTTTTGAGTATGCTGCAGGAAAAGACCAGGGGTAACTTGACCCCTGAGGAGGACAACCTGCTGAAACATCTTCTCTATGAACTGCGCATACTTTATCTCAAACAACAATAG
- the ispE gene encoding 4-(cytidine 5'-diphospho)-2-C-methyl-D-erythritol kinase has translation MIISQEPLIDVSGRIKVFSPAKINLFLHITGKRPDGFHDLVSLMCCINLYDTLYINLGAGKTAVTCTYPGVPLDRQNIALQAASAFLNSIDIYEKVGIHIIKRIPVGAGLGGGSSNAAAVLRALNYYYGYPFSKDELFSIGLSLGADVPFLIFRKPAIVSGIGEKIESFYGLSNRYLLLIYPGFSISTAEVFKKYDLRLTKIKKKIKLKLLLKDKVRIESLLWNDLEEVAVAGYPEISYAKKALLSQGAQGVLMTGSGSAVFGLFSDFRRAKIAHDALSHNINWKLFLTDLIVYQGHDAK, from the coding sequence ATGATTATTTCTCAAGAGCCTCTTATTGATGTTTCAGGGCGGATCAAGGTTTTTTCACCGGCCAAAATCAATCTTTTTTTACATATTACAGGGAAAAGACCGGATGGATTTCATGATCTGGTCTCCCTGATGTGTTGCATTAATCTTTATGATACACTCTATATCAATTTGGGCGCTGGGAAGACAGCCGTTACCTGCACCTATCCCGGAGTTCCATTAGATAGGCAAAACATAGCCCTTCAAGCCGCAAGCGCCTTCCTCAACTCAATAGATATTTATGAAAAAGTTGGAATTCATATAATAAAACGAATACCTGTCGGTGCAGGCCTGGGCGGAGGCAGCAGCAATGCCGCCGCAGTCCTTCGGGCCTTGAATTATTATTATGGTTATCCTTTTTCCAAAGATGAATTATTTTCAATTGGGCTCTCCCTTGGAGCCGATGTACCTTTTTTAATTTTCCGTAAGCCTGCCATTGTTTCCGGGATAGGTGAAAAGATAGAATCGTTTTATGGTTTATCAAACAGGTATCTTTTATTGATATATCCGGGCTTCAGCATATCGACTGCGGAGGTATTTAAAAAATACGATTTAAGATTGACAAAAATTAAAAAAAAAATTAAACTTAAACTTTTATTAAAGGACAAAGTCAGAATTGAGTCCTTGTTATGGAACGATCTTGAAGAAGTTGCGGTTGCAGGGTATCCTGAAATATCTTATGCAAAAAAGGCTCTTTTGAGTCAGGGTGCGCAAGGGGTACTTATGACAGGAAGCGGATCCGCTGTTTTTGGCCTTTTTTCTGATTTTCGTAGAGCAAAAATAGCCCATGATGCCCTTTCGCATAATATTAACTGGAAGCTTTTCCTTACTGATTTGATTGTTTATCAGGGGCACGATGCCAAGTAA